The Saccharothrix violaceirubra genome segment CGGGAGCAGGACGGCGCCGCCGATCACACAGTCGTCGGAGGTGCGTCGGACTGCCCATCGGCCGGCCGGAGCAGGCAACCGGGCGCCCTCGGCGCTCCACTGCTGCAGCAGCAGCCTCATGGCCGCGAGGTCAGGCACCCTGTCCATGTCGGGGCTGAGCCAGCGAGTCACCTCGGCGTGGCCGTAAACATCCAGCGCGGCCTGTGCGTCGTCGACCCGCCAGGGCCGCAAGGTCAATCGCTCCGTGGTCACCGAGTCGGTCGTCCATGTCGACGTGCTCATGTCGGCACTCCGTCCCCCCGGTCACACGATCTGGCCGGGCGATTTTGAGAAAATGGTCCGTCATGGTACTCAAGGTCATTCCGGAAGAATCAAGAACCCTCTTCGGGCAGGAGGCTCCTCTCGCCATACTACGCGCATCACTTGTACGCGTGACGAAATTTCTTCCCGACCACAAAAGATCTGACGAGCACTTCCTGATAATCAGCTGTGAGTATCTGGGCTGCGAAGATCGGCTTGCTGACGATTTTCCAGCTCCAGCCGGCCGTGAACGGCATGCAACGAGAGTCGGGAACATTTCGATCGATCACAACCGAATCGGCGCGGAGTCCAGTCGTCGGAAAACCGTTCTGCTCATCGAAACCCAAGGACACGGACGTCGTCTTCGAGACCAACCTCGTTGACGGCGCCGAAGCTGAGCGTCTTGGCCTGCACCAGGCGGCGGTCATACGCGACGTATTGCTGTGGCACCACCGAAACGGCAACAGCGCGTCACCACACACGGGCGCTACCTGACTACTACAACATGTAACCGGCCTGCACAACCAAGCATCCAACCTGAAACCGCTGGTCAGGCCTGTTATCATCCTGTGGGGCTCCCGCCGGGGGGCACATACGGCATCCCCGCAAGCGCCAGGCCACGGCGTGGCCTGGCGCTTGATGCTTCTTCGGGGCCTTCCCGCCTGGCCCTTCTCGCGTCGGTGTGGGCTTCTAGGCGCGTGCGGTCCGGTAGCGCAGGAGGACCGCGCCCGACTTGAAGGTGCGGTTCTCCACCAGGTCGAGCTTGAGCCACCGGTGCAGTGCGGGGAAGAACGGGGTGCCGCTGCCGATCGCCACCGGTGTCAGGAGGACGTGGAACTCGTCCACCAGGCCGGCCCTGATCAAGGGTGCGGCGAGAGTGGCGCCGGCGACCTCCATCAGGCCGTCGGTTTCCGCCTTGAGGCGTTGTGTGGTCTCGACCGCGTCGCCGCGTTCCAGGCTCGAGTTCCAGTCGACCGATTCCAGGGTCCGGGAGAAGACGACTTTCGGCATGGCCAGCCACAGGCGGGCGTACTCGGCCTCCACCGGGGGCACGTCGGGGACCTGGGCGGCGGTCGGCCAGTGGGCCGACATGAGCTCGTACAGTTTCCGGCCGTACAGCGACAGTGCGACGTCGCCGGTGCGGTCGTTCCAGTACTGGTGCAGTTCTTCGTCCGGCTCGCTCCAGCCCAGGTCGCCGTTCGCGTCGGCGATGTAACCGTCCAGCGAGACGTTCATGCCGTAGGTCAGCTTTCCCATGGTCGTACACACTGCCCCAACGCGGCGGGACTCGTCGGACGACGCTCCGGCGGTGGAATGGACAATGGCGCGGTGGCCGACTTCTTCGTACTGCGGCCGGCTCGTCGCTTTCTCGCCGAGGCCCTGGAGATCGGCGGTCACCTGGTGGAACGGCCGGACTGACAGGTTTGCCTACCCCACCGCCGGCGGGGCGAGGAACGCGTCGCGATGATCCCGCGCCCAGGTGCGGAACGAGCGCGCCGGGCGGCCGAGGATGCGGTGCACGTCGTCGGTCACGAAGGCGTTGCCGCCGGCGCGGACCAGTTCGGCGCCGTGGACGGCCACGTCGACCAAAGTCCGGTCCAGCCCGTCGGCGAGCATCCGTTCCCGTGCCACGTCCGGCGGGACGTCGACGGTGGCGATCCGGCGGCCGAGCACCTCGGACAGGTGGCCGACCTGGTCCGGCACGCCGATCAGGTCGGGGCCGGTCAGGGTCGGGGTCGTGCCGTCGTGCCCGTCGCCGAGCAGCGCCGCCACCGCCACCTCGGCCACGTCGCGCGGGTCGACGACGCCCTGCGCGCCGGTCCCGGTCAGGTTCGGCACCGGCCCGCCGGCCCGGATCGTGTCCGCCCAGCGCAGCGCGTTGGAGGCGAACGAGGACGGCCTCAGTGCCGTCCAGGCCAACCCGCTCTCGGCCAGGGCCCGCTCTCCGGGCGCGTGCCACCGCGCCGGATCGGTGCCACGGCCGCCGACGGCCGACAGTTTGACCACTTTGCGCACACCGCCGGCGCGGGCGGCGTCGATCATCGCCAGGTCGTGCTCGGGCACCCGGGCCCCGGGTGCGGTGACCAGGAAGACGCTGTCCACGCCGACGACGGCGTCGCGCAGCGTGTCCGGCGCCCCGAAATCGGCCCGCACCACCGCCCCGGTCGAGGACAGGCGGGCGGGGTCGCGGGTCATCGCGCGCAGCGGCACGCCACGCCCTGCCAGCAGTCGAAGGACTTCACGACCGACAGTGCCGGTGGCTCCGGTGATCAGGATCATGGCGGCAGCCTTTCAGCGCCGCGCATCGGCCTATAGGAAATTCCGGCACGGTCGCGGGCGCATAGCCTGGCGTCGTGGACGCGCCCCGACGACTGCCGGTCCCCGCCGAGCTGCTGCACTGGGTGGACGGCATCGATCTCGAGTCCTACCGCTCGGGCCCGCTGGTCCACCTGCCCGACGCGGCCACCACGCTCGTGTGGCGGACCCTCGCCGATGGCGCCGGCGCCCTGTTCGTCATGGGCCCACGCACTCGCGCCGCCTACTACGACGCCAAGGACGTGCCGGTCTGCGTGCGGTTCCGGTTCGCACCAGGCGCTGCCCGCGTGCTCCTCGGCATGCCGGTCGACGGGTTCGCCGACCGGGTCGTGCCGTTCGACGGACTCCGCGGGACGGCCACCGCCCGACCGGGGGCGGTCCTCGACCGGATGGCGGCGGCCCTGGCGGACCGCGTCCGTGCCGCACGGCTCCGGGACCGCGCGACAGCGGAACTCGTGCGCCGGGCCTCGATCGGACTCGCGCGGAAGGACGGCGATTTCCGGATCGGCGACGTGGCCCGACGCCTGGGCGTCGGCGAACGGCACCTGCGCGACGCGTTCACCACGACCGTGGGCATCCCGCCGAAGCGGTTCGTCCGGCTCGCCCGGCTGCGGGCCGTCCTGTCCGGACTGCGTCGCGAGCCCCGGGCGCTGTTGGCCGGGGAGTCCGGCTATTACGACCAATCGCACATGACCGCCCATTTCCGCGAGGTCATGCGCGTGACCCCGACCGACTTCCTCGCCGGGCGGCTGCCCGTAGTGTCGTGCTGACGCCACCACGAGGGTCCGTCGGAAATCGCGTGGCAGTGGACGTGGACCGAACTTGGGCTGCGAAGCCGATCGGTCGAGGGTGAAGGAGCGCAGGGTGGTCCAGGACGACGAGACGGCGACCACGGTGCCGTGGCGTCCGACCGGTCCGGAGGAGTTGGCGCTCGTCCGGGAGTCCGGGTGGCGTGCGTGGCCGCCGCGGCTTCCCGACCAGCCGATCTGCTACCCCGTGCTGGACGAGGACTACGCGATCAAGATCGCCCGCGACTGGAACGTCCCGCACAGCGGTGTCGGCTACGTGACCCGGTTCCGGGTCGAGTCCGCCTTCCTCGCGCGCTACCCGGTGCGGCGGGCCGGCGGTCGGACGATCCTGGAGCTGTGGGTCCCGGCCGGGGAACCCGACGAGTTCAACGCCCACCTGGTCGGGCCGATCGAGGTCGTGCCCGAGTTCAGGTAGCCAGGAGCGGCAGCCAGGGGTGCTCGCCGTGGGTGCGGGCCAGCGCGTCGGCCAGCCAGGCGCGTTGGTCGGCGGTCAGCACCGGCAGGGCTGCGGCGAAGTCCGCGTCGTCCTTCGGGCGCAGGCCCTTGGCCTTGTAGAACAACTGGATTTCGGGGCTGAGGAACGGGATTCCGCCGCCGTCGACGCCACCGAGTGTCGCGATCGGACGTCGGAGGTCGGGGTCGCGTCGGGAGATCCAGGTCCCGTCCTCGGCTTCGGCCAGCATGAACTGGACGCGCCACGGCTGGTCGGCGTCGGGCCTGCACCAGATGTCGTGCACGTCGACGGGCAGGCGTTCGCCGGGACGCCACGGGCGCAGCACGCCGGGCGGGTCGGCCGCCCACCACTCCCAGCCGGCCAGGACGTCCTGGATCGCCAGGTGGTCGCGCCGCAGGAGGAGCACGTCGAGGTCCACGTGCTCGCGGACGGGACGGCCGACGGCCAGTTCCACGGCGTACCCGCCGGCCACCCACCACGGGAACCCGACCCCGGCGAACAGCCCGGCGACCTCGGTCGGGGTGATCGGGTCCCAGGTTCCCCAGGGCGTGTGCGTCGGCGCCATGTCGTCATCATCGCCGACCTCCGTGCGTGCGCGTCGGTACGGCCGCCAGGAGCACGAACCCCGACGCGATCACTACGGCTGCGGTCGTCACTTCCGCCGTGGTGAGCAGCAGGCCGCCGACCGCGCCGCCGACCGGGAAACCCAAGGCGCACAACGAGGTTCTGGCGCCCATCACCCGCGCGCGCAGGTCGTCGGGCAGGGAACGCTGGAAGCGGGACCGTTCCAGCGCGTAGTACGGCGCCCACAGGAACGCCGTCACGCCCGCCACGACGGCCGCGGCGATCACGCCGTCCACCACGGCGAACAACGCGAACACCGGTGCGGGGCAGGCGATCGCCGCCGACACCCGCCACCGGCGCGGCACCCGCGCGTACAGCGGCGGTCCGAACACGGCACCGCACAACCCGCCGGCTCCGGCGGCGGCCGACACCACCCCGAACGCCACGGGCCCGGCGTGCAGCGCGTCCCGCACGAACACGGGGTGGAACACCTCGACCATGCCGCCGAGGAACAGGAAACCCGCTGCGCACACCGTCGACACCCACGCCACCGGCAGCCGGAACAGGGTCCCGAACCCCGCCGGTCCCGGGGTCCCGGTCTTGACGGGTGCCGATCGCGGCACTCCGGCGCACAGCACGCCGGCCACCGCGAAACTCGCCGCGTCGAGCGCCAGTACCCATTCCGCGCCCACCGCGCCGACCGCCGCACCGGCCAACGGCGGCGCCACGACGTACGCGACCTCCCAGTTCACCGACAGCAGCGAGTTCGCCGATTCCAGTTCCGCATCCGCGACCAGGCGTGGCACCAGCGTGCCCTCGGCGACCTCCGTGACCGCGGACGACGCCGCGCACAGGAGCACCACGACGTGGATGTGCCCGACCTGCAACGCGTCCGCGTAAGCCAAAGCCGGTACGGCAGCCACCAGACACCCGCGCAACACGTTGTCCCACACCAGCAACACGTGCGCCGGCCATCGGTCCAGCAGCCGGCCCGCCACCGGTCCGGTCACGACCCGGGGCAGCCCGGCGCACAGCAGCAGCACACCCAGGTGTGCCGGTCCGACCAGGTCCAGCACCAGCCAGGCCGACGCGACCGTCGTCACCGCGTCCCCGCCGCGCGACACCAGCATCGCGAGCCAGAACCGCCGGAAACCCGGCCTTCCGTACACGGCCCGATAGCCGTGGATGGTGTTCCGCATTCGCCTTACGCTAACGCGATGATTATTCGGGCGTTATATCGAATTCCGGCGGTAGGGTTCCGGCCGTGACCGAGGAGTCCGTCCTGCGCGAAACCCAAGCCGCCTACGACGCCGTCGCGTCCCTCTACGCCGAACTGTTCGGCGACTTCCTGGACGCCAAGCCGCTGGAACGCGGGTTCCTGGCCGCCTTCGCCGAACTCGTGCGCGGTCCCGTCGCCGACGTCGGGTGCGGACCCGGACACCTGACCGCGCACCTGCGCTCGCTCGGCCTGGACGTCTACGGGGTCGACCTGTCCGGCGCGATGATCGGCCTGGCCCGGCAGGCGCACCCGGACCTGCGGTTCGACGAGGGGTCGATGACCGCGTTGGACCTGGCCGACGGGGTGCTCGGCGGCATTCTCGCGTTCTACTCCGTCATCCACACGCCGCCGCCGCACGTGCCGGCGGTGTTCGCCGAGTTCCGGCGGGTACTGGCGCCCGAAGGGCTGGTGCTGCTGGGGTTCTTCGCCGGTGACGATCCGGTGCCGCGGGAGTTCGACCACAAGGTCACGCCCGCCTACCGGTGGTCGCCCGACCGTCTCGCGGAGCTGTCGCGCGACAACGGTCTCGTCGAGGTGGCGCGGTTGGTGCGCGAACCCGACGAGGGGGAGCGCTTCCGGCAGGCGATGCTGCTGCTCCGCAAGACAGTCGATCTTGACGGGTAGAGTCGTGGCACAGGCTCCGGGGGGAGAACATGGACATCGGTGGTTCGACGGCGTTGGTGACCGGCGCCAATCGGGGACTCGGGCGGGTGTTGGCCGCCGAATTGCTCGCCCGCGGCGCGAAGACCGTGTACGCCGCCGCGCGTGAACCGGACACGGTCACCGTGCCCGGCGTGGTGCCCGTCCGCTTGGACGTCACCGACCCCGGGCAGGTCGCCGCCGCGGCCGAGCGGTGCGGCGACGTGACCCTGCTGGTCAACAACGCCGGTGTGCTGACGAACAGCCCCCTGCTCGGCGTCTCCGGCACGGAACCGGCCGCGCGGGAGATGGCCGTCAACTACTTCGGGATGCTGGCCATGTGCCAGGCGTTCGCCGCGCCCCTGGGGCGCAACGGCGGCGGCGCGATCGTCAACATCCTGTCCGTGGCCAGCTTCTACACCAACCCGGCCACCGGGTCCTACAGCGCTTCCAAGGCCGCCGCCTGGGCGTTGACCAACGGCGTCCGGGTCGAGCTGCGCCGCCAGGGCACGCTCGTCGTCGGCGTGCACTGCGGCTACATCGACACCGACATGGCCGCCGGTGTCACCGCGGCGAAGGCCAGTCCCGAGCACATCGCGGCGCTCACGCTCGACGCCGTCCGGGACGGGTACGAGGAGGTCCTCGCCGACGAGAAGGCCCGCGCGATCAAGGCGTCGATCCCGCGTCACCTCGAGGAGCTGTACCCCGAGGTCCAGCGGGCGTGGGACAGCAGGGTCACGCCGGCGTCCGGGTGACCGCGACGAGGTGGGCGCTCAGGCCGAGCAGGGCCGGTTCGCTCTCGACGAGCCGGGCGGAACGCGGGACGACCTCGCGGTCCGCCGGATCGGACCACCGGTCGGCGAGGTGCGACAGCCAGACCGCGAGCCCTTCCACGCCGACCACCTCGACGACCTCCAGACCCGCGGCCACGCACTCCTGCCGCAGTTCTTCGGGACGGTGGAAGTAGGCGGTGGTGAACCACCCCGGGTGGTGCCCGTCGTTGCGGTGCCGGCCGGTGGCCAGGTCGGCGGCCACGATCCGGCGGAACTCCGGGTCGAACAGGAAACCCCTTGCCAGGCCGTCGAACAGCGACGCGAACCGGGAGACCGCCGCGACGAAGATCCACCCGCCGGGTCGCACGGCCCGGCGGACCTCGCGCAACGCGGCCAGCCGGTCCTCGTGTTCCGTGAGGTGGTAGAGCGGGCCGAACACCAGCGCGGCGTCGAAGGAGTCGTCGGGTACGGGCAGGTCACGGGCATCGCCCAGGTCGGCGGTCAGGCCCGGCGTGTCCTCGGCCAGGCGCCGGGCCCGGGCCACGTGCTCCGCGACGACGTCGAACAACGCCACCCGGTGGCCGTCGGCGGCGAGCCAGGCGGCGTGCGCGCCGGTGGCCCCGCCGACGTCGAGCACCCGCAGGCCGCCGGGGGGCAGGTGGCGCCGCACGATCTCCCGCGTGCGTTCGAGTTCCAGTCGGCCGAAGCCCTCGGTGATCCGCGTGCTCTCGTCGATCGACCGGTAGTGCTCGACGATCTCGTCCGCCACGTCGTCCATGAGCCGATGCTATGACCGCACGCCGGGCGGCACAGCCGGTTTTCGAGGCTGAAAGTCCACTGTGGACTATCGGGCGGACGGTCGGTAAACCGGTGTCGGGGGGAACCCGCGCGGGCTAGCATCGGCCGGATGGATCTTTCCCCGATCGCGGTACCCCCCACGCTTTCCCGCCTGGAAGAACTGTTGCCGGCGCCGCCGGCGCGCATCCTCGAAGCCGGTTGCGGTCGTGGTGCGTTGGCCGCCGCGCTGGCGGGCCGGGGCTACGAGGTCGTCGGGGTGGACCGCGACGCCGACATGGTCGCGGCGGCGAAGGAACGCGGTGTCCACGTCCTGCACGCCGACGTCCGCGACGTCACCGGCGAGTACGACGTCGTGCTGTTCACGCGGTCGCTGCACCACGCCGACGACCTGGACGGCATCCTGGCCCACGCCGCGTCGCTGGCACCGGGTGGGCTGGTCGTGCTGGAGGAGTTCGCCTGGGAACGGGTGGACCGCGCCGCCGCGCATTTCCTCCACGACACCCGGGCGCTGCTGGTCGCCGCCGGTCTGCTGCACGCCGACGTGCCGGCGGACGACCCGCTCGACGCCTGGGTCGCCGGGCACGACTTCCTGCTGCGCGGCTCCGTGCTGCTCGACGGCCTGCGCCGCCTGGGCGCCGAACCGACCGTGGTGGACACGGCGGTGCTGTGGCGCCTGGTCGACGGTCGCGGCGGCACCTGGGACGGACCCGCCGACCGGATCGCCGACGTGCTCGCCGGCGTCCGGGCGGCCGAGGAACGCCGGCTCGCCGCCGGTCTGCTGCCCCCGGTGGGCCTGCTCGCGTCCGTGCGCCTGTGACGCCGGCGGGACTGTCGGGGGTCGCGGCTAGCGTGCCGGTCGTGGATGACTGGGTGGAGGACACGCGGACCTCGTACGACACTGTCGCGGTCGGTTACGCCGAGTACGTGCGGGCGTCCCTGGCGAAACAGCCCTACCTGAGGTCGGCGCTGGCGTTGTTCGCCGACCTGGTGCGGGAGGCCGGCGGCGGGCCCGTGGCCGACGTGGGCTGCGGGCCGGGGGAGGTGGCCGCCCATCTGCGCGGGCTGGGGGTCGACGTGTTCGGCGTCGACCTGTCGCCCGGCATGGTCGACCTGGCCCGGCGGTCGCACCCCGACCTGCGCTTCGAGGTGGGCTCGATGACGGAGCTGGACCTGCCCGACGGTTCGCTCGGCGGACTGCTGGCCTGGTGGTCGGTGATCCACGTGCCCGACGAGGAGGTCCCGACGGTGTTCGCGCACTTCCACCGGGTGTTGCGACCCGGCACGCCGGTGCAGATCGGGTTCCACGTCGGCGACGTGTCACGGCTCAAGACCGAGGGCTACGGCGGTCACCCGATGCGGGTCCACGTGCATCGCCGGCGGCCCGAACGGGTGGCCGGGTGGCTGCGCGACGCCGGGTTCGAGGTCGAGGCGCACCTGGTGGTCGACCCCGACAAGGAGGTGCCGGGGGCGGTGCTGTGCGCACGCCGACCGGCCTGAGCCCTTACAGCGCGATCAGGCCCGCCTTCGTCGGGCGGAAGCCGCAGCCGGCGAAGCCTTCGGCGTGCGGGGCGTCGAGGGCGGCGTTGTCGAAGTGGCCGCGCCACTCGTAGGTGATCGTGGCACCACGGTGGCTACGGAAGGCACTTCCGAGGGTTCGGGTGGCGGGTGGTTGGCTGTCAGCGCATCCTTCTTGACCGGTGCGGCACGGTCCCGCCCGGGGCGTTCCGCCGGTGCCCGGTCGAGTCGAGACTGCCCTGGTCCGGGAGTGCGCCCGAGCGGGTCGCGCTCCGCCGATCCGTTCTCGGCGTCCACGGCCGGCCGGTGCCGCCGCGCGCGGTGACGCCCGTGACCACAGGGAGTGACCCGCGCCTTGGCCGCCGATCTCATCCTCACCAACGCGACCGTCCACACGGTCGACCCCGCACGCCCCCGGGCCACCACGCTGGCCGTCGAGGGCGGCCGGGTGCTGGCGCTCGACGACGTCGAGGCCGGCCCCGACACCGAGGTCCGCGACCTCGGCGGCGCGTTCGTCATGCCCGGCCTGGTCGACGTGCACAACCACCACGCGCTCGCCGGCCGGGCCGCGCTGTTCGAGCTGACCTTCGGCGGCGACCACGGGTTCGAGGCCATCCTGGACGCCGTGCGCGCCTGGTCGCGCGACCTGGGCCCGGACGAGTGGGTGGTCGGCGGCGCCTGGGCGTCCACGCTGGTGGAGACCCTGTCGAAGGAGTCGGCCCGGCGTGCGCTCGACGAGGCCGCCGGCGGCCGTCCGGTCATGCTGTCCGACGACAGCCGGCACAACCGGTGGGTCAGCAGCCGCGCGCTGGAGCTGGCCGGGGTCACCGCGGCCACACCCGACCCGGCGGGCGGCGTGATCGTCCGCGACCCGGCGACCGGCGAGCCGACCGGTGTGCTGCTGGAGGCCGCGGGCATCCAGGTCGAGCGGGCCCTGCAGGAGAAGCGGAAGCTGACCGTCGACCAGCACGCGGCGGCCTCGCGCCACGCCATCGCCACACTGCACTCGTACGGCATCACCGCGTTCCAGGACGCGGGCGTGTCCGTGGACATCCTGGGCGCGCTCAAGAGCCTGGACGAGGCGGGCGAGCTGGCCGCGTGGGTCGTCACGTCGCTGCTGATCAACGACCCGATCTTCGGGTTCGACCCGATCGGGTCGGCGCTGATCGAGGCCGGCGCGCGCTACCGCACCGAGCACCACCGGCCCGACTTCGTGAAGATCTTCCTCGACGGCGTGCCGCCCACCCACACGGCCGCGTTCCTGGAGCCCTACCTGCCCGACGAGGCGCACGGCGCGTGCTTCCACGGTGCGCCGACCATGGCACCGGACGAGCTGGAGGGCTGGCTGCGCGCCGCCGCGGCGGCCGGCCTGTCGGCGAAGATCCACTGCACCGGCGACGCGGCCGTGCGGGCCACGCTCGACGCCGTCGGCAAGCTGCGCGCCGGCGGCGACACGACCACCAAGGTCCAGATCGCGCACGGCCAGTTCGTGCACCCCGACGACCTGGCCCGGTTCGGCGCGCTGGGCGTGGCCGCGGACATCTCGCCGTTCCTGTGGGTGCCGGGCGTGATCCCGTCGGCCATCGCGAACGTGCTGCCCGCCGAACGCGCCGCGCGCATGCAGCCCAACCGCGCCCTGCTCGACTCCGGTGCCCTCGTCGCGGGCGGCTCGGACTGGCCGGTCAGCGAGTCGCCCAACGCGTTCGAGGGCATCCAGGGCCTGGTCACCCGCCAGGACCCGACCGGGGCG includes the following:
- a CDS encoding MFS transporter — protein: MRNTIHGYRAVYGRPGFRRFWLAMLVSRGGDAVTTVASAWLVLDLVGPAHLGVLLLCAGLPRVVTGPVAGRLLDRWPAHVLLVWDNVLRGCLVAAVPALAYADALQVGHIHVVVLLCAASSAVTEVAEGTLVPRLVADAELESANSLLSVNWEVAYVVAPPLAGAAVGAVGAEWVLALDAASFAVAGVLCAGVPRSAPVKTGTPGPAGFGTLFRLPVAWVSTVCAAGFLFLGGMVEVFHPVFVRDALHAGPVAFGVVSAAAGAGGLCGAVFGPPLYARVPRRWRVSAAIACPAPVFALFAVVDGVIAAAVVAGVTAFLWAPYYALERSRFQRSLPDDLRARVMGARTSLCALGFPVGGAVGGLLLTTAEVTTAAVVIASGFVLLAAVPTRTHGGRR
- a CDS encoding class I SAM-dependent methyltransferase, which gives rise to MDDVADEIVEHYRSIDESTRITEGFGRLELERTREIVRRHLPPGGLRVLDVGGATGAHAAWLAADGHRVALFDVVAEHVARARRLAEDTPGLTADLGDARDLPVPDDSFDAALVFGPLYHLTEHEDRLAALREVRRAVRPGGWIFVAAVSRFASLFDGLARGFLFDPEFRRIVAADLATGRHRNDGHHPGWFTTAYFHRPEELRQECVAAGLEVVEVVGVEGLAVWLSHLADRWSDPADREVVPRSARLVESEPALLGLSAHLVAVTRTPA
- a CDS encoding class I SAM-dependent methyltransferase; amino-acid sequence: MTEESVLRETQAAYDAVASLYAELFGDFLDAKPLERGFLAAFAELVRGPVADVGCGPGHLTAHLRSLGLDVYGVDLSGAMIGLARQAHPDLRFDEGSMTALDLADGVLGGILAFYSVIHTPPPHVPAVFAEFRRVLAPEGLVLLGFFAGDDPVPREFDHKVTPAYRWSPDRLAELSRDNGLVEVARLVREPDEGERFRQAMLLLRKTVDLDG
- a CDS encoding class I SAM-dependent DNA methyltransferase, producing MPVVDDWVEDTRTSYDTVAVGYAEYVRASLAKQPYLRSALALFADLVREAGGGPVADVGCGPGEVAAHLRGLGVDVFGVDLSPGMVDLARRSHPDLRFEVGSMTELDLPDGSLGGLLAWWSVIHVPDEEVPTVFAHFHRVLRPGTPVQIGFHVGDVSRLKTEGYGGHPMRVHVHRRRPERVAGWLRDAGFEVEAHLVVDPDKEVPGAVLCARRPA
- a CDS encoding nucleotidyltransferase domain-containing protein; protein product: MAPTHTPWGTWDPITPTEVAGLFAGVGFPWWVAGGYAVELAVGRPVREHVDLDVLLLRRDHLAIQDVLAGWEWWAADPPGVLRPWRPGERLPVDVHDIWCRPDADQPWRVQFMLAEAEDGTWISRRDPDLRRPIATLGGVDGGGIPFLSPEIQLFYKAKGLRPKDDADFAAALPVLTADQRAWLADALARTHGEHPWLPLLAT
- a CDS encoding NAD(P)H-binding protein → MILITGATGTVGREVLRLLAGRGVPLRAMTRDPARLSSTGAVVRADFGAPDTLRDAVVGVDSVFLVTAPGARVPEHDLAMIDAARAGGVRKVVKLSAVGGRGTDPARWHAPGERALAESGLAWTALRPSSFASNALRWADTIRAGGPVPNLTGTGAQGVVDPRDVAEVAVAALLGDGHDGTTPTLTGPDLIGVPDQVGHLSEVLGRRIATVDVPPDVARERMLADGLDRTLVDVAVHGAELVRAGGNAFVTDDVHRILGRPARSFRTWARDHRDAFLAPPAVG
- a CDS encoding helix-turn-helix domain-containing protein, with the protein product MDAPRRLPVPAELLHWVDGIDLESYRSGPLVHLPDAATTLVWRTLADGAGALFVMGPRTRAAYYDAKDVPVCVRFRFAPGAARVLLGMPVDGFADRVVPFDGLRGTATARPGAVLDRMAAALADRVRAARLRDRATAELVRRASIGLARKDGDFRIGDVARRLGVGERHLRDAFTTTVGIPPKRFVRLARLRAVLSGLRREPRALLAGESGYYDQSHMTAHFREVMRVTPTDFLAGRLPVVSC
- a CDS encoding class I SAM-dependent methyltransferase translates to MDLSPIAVPPTLSRLEELLPAPPARILEAGCGRGALAAALAGRGYEVVGVDRDADMVAAAKERGVHVLHADVRDVTGEYDVVLFTRSLHHADDLDGILAHAASLAPGGLVVLEEFAWERVDRAAAHFLHDTRALLVAAGLLHADVPADDPLDAWVAGHDFLLRGSVLLDGLRRLGAEPTVVDTAVLWRLVDGRGGTWDGPADRIADVLAGVRAAEERRLAAGLLPPVGLLASVRL
- a CDS encoding amidohydrolase; its protein translation is MAADLILTNATVHTVDPARPRATTLAVEGGRVLALDDVEAGPDTEVRDLGGAFVMPGLVDVHNHHALAGRAALFELTFGGDHGFEAILDAVRAWSRDLGPDEWVVGGAWASTLVETLSKESARRALDEAAGGRPVMLSDDSRHNRWVSSRALELAGVTAATPDPAGGVIVRDPATGEPTGVLLEAAGIQVERALQEKRKLTVDQHAAASRHAIATLHSYGITAFQDAGVSVDILGALKSLDEAGELAAWVVTSLLINDPIFGFDPIGSALIEAGARYRTEHHRPDFVKIFLDGVPPTHTAAFLEPYLPDEAHGACFHGAPTMAPDELEGWLRAAAAAGLSAKIHCTGDAAVRATLDAVGKLRAGGDTTTKVQIAHGQFVHPDDLARFGALGVAADISPFLWVPGVIPSAIANVLPAERAARMQPNRALLDSGALVAGGSDWPVSESPNAFEGIQGLVTRQDPTGAHPGALWPEQAITLAEAVEAFTLSGARAMGVDDVTGSLTPGKSADFVILDRDPFDSPVEALYTTEVVETWFAGRRVFQR
- a CDS encoding dihydrofolate reductase family protein, with product MGKLTYGMNVSLDGYIADANGDLGWSEPDEELHQYWNDRTGDVALSLYGRKLYELMSAHWPTAAQVPDVPPVEAEYARLWLAMPKVVFSRTLESVDWNSSLERGDAVETTQRLKAETDGLMEVAGATLAAPLIRAGLVDEFHVLLTPVAIGSGTPFFPALHRWLKLDLVENRTFKSGAVLLRYRTARA
- a CDS encoding SDR family oxidoreductase, producing the protein MDIGGSTALVTGANRGLGRVLAAELLARGAKTVYAAAREPDTVTVPGVVPVRLDVTDPGQVAAAAERCGDVTLLVNNAGVLTNSPLLGVSGTEPAAREMAVNYFGMLAMCQAFAAPLGRNGGGAIVNILSVASFYTNPATGSYSASKAAAWALTNGVRVELRRQGTLVVGVHCGYIDTDMAAGVTAAKASPEHIAALTLDAVRDGYEEVLADEKARAIKASIPRHLEELYPEVQRAWDSRVTPASG